In the genome of Bacillus sp. S3, one region contains:
- the sigK gene encoding RNA polymerase sporulation sigma factor SigK, whose product MSGILTALGYLMKEFLFLVSYVKNNAFPQPLSAADERKYLRLMAEGDSHARNMLIEHNLRLVAHIVKKFENTGEDSEDLISIGTIGLIKAIESYSEGKGTKLATYAARCIENEILMHLRALKKTKKDVSLHDPIGQDKEGNEISLIDVLKSESEDVIDTIQLNMELEKIKKYIEVLDDREKEVIIGRFGLDLQKEKTQREIAKELGISRSYVSRIEKRALMKMFHEFYRAEKEKKKKS is encoded by the coding sequence ATGTCTGGAATCTTAACAGCTCTCGGTTATTTAATGAAGGAATTTTTATTTCTTGTTTCTTATGTAAAAAATAATGCCTTTCCGCAGCCCCTATCTGCTGCAGATGAAAGAAAGTATTTACGGTTAATGGCAGAAGGGGATTCGCATGCGCGTAATATGTTAATTGAACACAATTTAAGGCTTGTTGCGCATATCGTAAAAAAATTTGAAAATACCGGGGAAGATTCGGAAGATTTAATCTCAATTGGAACAATTGGGTTAATAAAAGCAATCGAGAGCTACTCAGAGGGGAAAGGAACAAAGCTTGCTACCTATGCTGCCCGCTGTATTGAAAACGAAATCCTGATGCATTTGCGGGCACTCAAGAAGACGAAAAAGGATGTTTCCCTGCATGACCCGATTGGGCAGGATAAAGAGGGGAACGAAATTTCATTAATTGATGTACTGAAATCCGAATCAGAAGATGTAATTGATACGATCCAACTAAACATGGAGCTTGAAAAAATAAAAAAATATATCGAAGTGCTCGATGATCGGGAAAAAGAAGTCATCATTGGCCGATTTGGCCTCGATTTACAAAAGGAAAAAACCCAGCGGGAGATTGCAAAGGAGTTGGGTATTTCTAGAAGTTATGTCTCGCGGATTGAAAAACGCGCACTGATGAAAATGTTCCATGAATTTTACCGGGCAGAAAAAGAAAAGAAAAAGAAGAGTTAA
- a CDS encoding F510_1955 family glycosylhydrolase, producing the protein MKVQIKVFLALLIGIFLAVGCTNKSETAEKSNQEKKAEIKEKFDIVKANTFKLKNIRGIGYPGNDTALYVAANDGLKMYKDGAWYETTASQHDYIGFQAVESGFVASGHPQKGTNLKDPLGLVHSSDKGETLKKLAFYGKANFHFTAAGYSGNGIYVISEQPNDDLGLGVNYSIDNGETWKRSALKDFQADSFGMMAVHPDNGNTIAMATRSGIYYSIDNGNTMKLVTGPFMVTALAFYGDSILFSSVENDKILLKIVNPISGEQTDMTIPFLDYDNPITYVTVNPKSKNQIAFTTYKNDLFESVDGGGKWSNLLKEGK; encoded by the coding sequence ATGAAGGTTCAAATAAAAGTGTTTCTTGCTCTCCTCATAGGCATATTCCTTGCTGTTGGCTGCACAAACAAGAGTGAAACCGCAGAAAAGTCGAATCAAGAAAAGAAGGCAGAAATAAAAGAAAAATTTGATATTGTCAAGGCGAACACATTTAAGCTGAAAAATATCAGGGGGATCGGCTATCCAGGGAATGACACTGCCCTATATGTAGCGGCAAATGATGGTTTAAAAATGTACAAGGATGGGGCATGGTATGAAACAACCGCAAGTCAACATGACTATATCGGTTTTCAGGCGGTTGAATCGGGCTTCGTTGCCAGTGGTCATCCGCAAAAAGGAACAAACTTGAAGGATCCTCTTGGATTAGTACACAGTTCTGATAAAGGGGAGACCCTAAAAAAATTAGCCTTTTATGGTAAAGCTAATTTTCATTTTACGGCAGCGGGCTATTCGGGGAATGGTATTTATGTGATAAGTGAGCAGCCGAACGATGACTTAGGTTTAGGTGTGAATTATTCTATTGATAACGGTGAAACTTGGAAAAGAAGTGCCTTGAAGGATTTCCAAGCCGATTCGTTTGGAATGATGGCTGTTCACCCGGATAATGGAAATACCATTGCGATGGCAACAAGATCGGGAATTTATTATTCAATAGACAATGGGAATACCATGAAGCTGGTTACGGGTCCATTTATGGTAACGGCACTGGCGTTCTACGGGGACTCAATTTTATTTTCAAGTGTAGAAAATGATAAAATTTTATTAAAAATAGTAAATCCAATCTCTGGGGAACAAACAGATATGACCATTCCCTTTCTTGATTACGATAATCCTATTACTTATGTAACAGTGAATCCAAAGAGTAAAAACCAAATAGCCTTCACAACCTATAAAAATGATTTGTTTGAATCCGTTGATGGCGGGGGAAAATGGAGTAATCTACTTAAAGAAGGTAAGTAA
- a CDS encoding M3 family oligoendopeptidase: protein MTATTYSEVWNLDVFFKGGSESAELQEHLVQTEELIKHFEAKVNNWTPINSLEDGKYLQELLADLEKSAKKLIQAGAFAGCLLAQKTEDKKAYMLDAKITSLNAIFQSALGSLDNLLTSINDVVWQQLVAAEPLNELAFVLTESREKAKEKLSKEEEALISSLEVDGYHSWGQLYDLIVSKIKVSFTENGEEKLLSVGQAFNKFSSPDREMRSSVFKNWEKSWEEQADFLAKTLNHLSGFRLNVYKKRGWEDVLKEPLSINRMKKETLDTMWAVISENKQKLVQYLERKAKLLGLEKISWFDLEAPYGKSETKVSYQEGAEFIERNFALFGEKMASFAKNAFEEQWIEAEDRPGKAPGGFCTGFPESEQSRIFMTYSGTPSNVSTLAHELGHAFHSYVMRDIPFLNCNYAMNVAETASTFAEMIVADASVKSAKDEEEKLVLLDDKIQRTVALLMNIHARFLFETRFYQERKHGTVSVEKLNELMLEAQKEAYCGALEEYHPLFWASKLHFFITGVPFYNFPYTFGYLFSLGIYAEALEEGKGYEEKYIALLRDTASMTVEELAQKHLQVDLTQKDFWEKAVHICLDDIDEFLELTANK, encoded by the coding sequence ATGACAGCAACTACATATTCAGAAGTCTGGAATCTTGATGTATTTTTTAAAGGTGGAAGTGAATCCGCAGAATTACAGGAACACCTTGTTCAAACCGAAGAATTGATCAAACATTTCGAAGCAAAAGTGAATAACTGGACACCAATTAATTCTCTGGAGGACGGCAAGTATTTGCAAGAATTACTTGCCGATTTGGAAAAATCCGCAAAAAAATTAATTCAAGCTGGAGCCTTTGCCGGCTGTTTACTAGCACAAAAGACTGAAGATAAAAAAGCATATATGCTAGACGCGAAAATAACAAGCTTAAATGCCATTTTCCAGTCTGCACTTGGATCGTTAGACAACCTGCTGACCTCGATTAACGATGTGGTATGGCAGCAGTTAGTAGCTGCTGAACCATTAAACGAACTTGCCTTCGTGTTAACGGAAAGCCGCGAAAAAGCGAAAGAGAAGCTGTCTAAGGAAGAGGAGGCCCTGATTAGTTCCCTTGAAGTGGATGGCTATCACAGCTGGGGCCAGCTGTATGATTTAATTGTCAGCAAAATCAAAGTATCATTTACCGAAAACGGAGAAGAGAAACTCCTTTCTGTCGGCCAGGCCTTCAACAAATTTTCAAGCCCTGACCGCGAAATGCGCTCAAGCGTCTTCAAAAATTGGGAAAAGTCTTGGGAAGAGCAGGCAGATTTCCTTGCGAAAACGTTAAACCATTTATCCGGTTTCCGTTTGAATGTCTATAAAAAAAGAGGCTGGGAAGATGTCTTAAAAGAACCGCTCAGCATCAATCGAATGAAAAAGGAAACATTGGATACTATGTGGGCAGTTATTTCGGAAAATAAACAGAAGCTTGTTCAATATTTAGAGCGGAAAGCAAAGCTCTTGGGACTTGAAAAGATAAGCTGGTTTGACTTAGAGGCACCATACGGGAAATCAGAAACAAAAGTTTCTTATCAAGAAGGAGCCGAATTTATTGAACGAAATTTTGCTTTGTTTGGTGAAAAAATGGCTTCATTTGCGAAAAATGCCTTTGAGGAACAATGGATTGAAGCAGAAGACCGCCCGGGAAAAGCTCCAGGAGGTTTCTGTACCGGGTTCCCTGAAAGTGAACAATCCCGCATCTTCATGACGTATTCCGGGACACCGTCAAATGTTTCAACACTTGCACATGAACTTGGGCATGCGTTTCATTCTTATGTAATGAGGGATATCCCATTTCTTAATTGCAATTATGCAATGAATGTAGCTGAAACGGCTTCCACTTTTGCAGAAATGATTGTGGCAGATGCTTCAGTCAAAAGCGCAAAGGATGAAGAAGAAAAACTTGTTCTTCTCGATGATAAAATTCAAAGAACCGTTGCCCTGCTTATGAATATTCATGCCCGTTTCTTGTTTGAAACCCGTTTTTATCAGGAAAGAAAACACGGAACAGTATCGGTAGAAAAATTGAATGAATTGATGCTAGAGGCACAAAAGGAAGCATACTGTGGTGCTTTAGAAGAATATCATCCATTATTCTGGGCTTCCAAGCTGCATTTCTTTATAACGGGAGTTCCATTCTATAACTTCCCTTATACCTTTGGCTACCTGTTCTCTCTCGGTATTTATGCTGAGGCGCTTGAGGAAGGGAAGGGATATGAAGAAAAGTATATTGCCTTATTACGAGACACTGCCTCTATGACGGTAGAAGAGCTTGCGCAGAAACATTTACAGGTAGATCTGACGCAAAAAGACTTTTGGGAAAAAGCTGTTCACATCTGTCTCGATGATATTGACGAGTTCCTGGAGCTTACTGCGAATAAATAG
- a CDS encoding YrzI family small protein, protein MTLNIFFLTITIHKRKMSLEEAAHQEMVEKLYEKNKDRQASMYRIM, encoded by the coding sequence ATGACGCTAAATATTTTCTTTTTAACGATTACCATTCATAAACGAAAAATGAGCCTGGAAGAGGCTGCACATCAAGAAATGGTTGAAAAGCTTTATGAAAAGAACAAGGATCGTCAAGCATCCATGTACCGGATTATGTAA
- a CDS encoding YrzI family small protein produces the protein MTLNILFFSITFKKREVSLEEAVHQEMVEKLYDQTKDRQISMHHFM, from the coding sequence ATGACCTTAAATATCTTATTTTTCTCGATTACATTTAAAAAACGAGAAGTGAGTCTTGAAGAAGCGGTTCACCAGGAAATGGTTGAAAAACTATATGATCAAACAAAAGACCGTCAAATCTCCATGCATCATTTCATGTGA
- a CDS encoding YrzI family small protein — MTLNILFFSITIKKRTMSLQQAANQEMVEKLYEQNKDRQISMHHFM; from the coding sequence ATGACCCTCAATATTTTATTTTTCTCGATTACGATTAAAAAACGAACCATGAGCCTTCAACAGGCGGCAAACCAGGAAATGGTTGAAAAGCTTTATGAGCAAAACAAAGACCGGCAAATTTCTATGCATCATTTCATGTAA